Within Coffea arabica cultivar ET-39 chromosome 4e, Coffea Arabica ET-39 HiFi, whole genome shotgun sequence, the genomic segment catcacatcacaaaaagtgttacactaaaaatatctcaaataacttacaatccaaacaaagagCAAGTTTTTTACTACTGTTCTATTTTAGAAAAAGTCAACGCCTACCCACGGAAAAGCAAAACCGGATGCTCGGGCAGCTGGTTTTATTTTgataacagaaaaagaaaagaagagtgTAAAGGCATTTGGCTTGTGTTTTGCAGAGCAGGATTACCAGCGCATTTGACGAAAATTTTCTTAACTGCATCATACGTAATTGTGTTGTTatacccaaaacaaaaaaaaataaaaaaaaaaaaggaaagatttcGTGTCTTCTAGATGCCACTAGATTGGCCACGAGGTTGGCAAGAATATCAAAATCTTCAATTCGTACCAGATAATCGGTAATGAGTACTGTGTTGGAATGATAGTATAAATGTTAAACATCACTGGATGACAGTCATCAGAcgtaaacaaaagaaattgataGATGGCAATGTCCATTTATTGCATTGAAGAATTGATCATGGCAAAAGAAGAGCATGAAATTAAAACTATCACAATCCAAGAGGTCTGCCTGAGAGCAAACTTATAATATTTATGGTAATGACTATCACAACTCAAATTTTCCTGAAAGTAAACATCTATATGGTAATGCATGTAATTGCATAGCCCAACAAGTTTTACTATGATCATTGCATAATTTATAAGTTGTTCAGCAACCAATTAAAAATTTGTCAACTGAATAACTAATGAGCATAGCTGACAAGGTTTAATATTTACCATTTTATATCAAATAAAAGCAAGAAGAATCATACAGCCATTCTTTTCTATCCATTGACTATTGTCTCCTAAATAGTATTATATACCATTGACTATTATATCCATTGACTATACAGCCATTCTTTCCTAACGTGCTGCTGCAACCACCCTCCAAAACCCAGGTAGGGATTTTTCTTATCGCAGCCAAAGAAATTCAGACTTCATACATTTGGATATGTTGTGCTTGCGCAAAGCACAAAAAGTAaagaagaaaattcttcaaattcCTATTCACCATTCCCCCAATTTCGAAATAACTACTCACTGCTCTATCTATTACGCATAGATCTGCCATGGAAGTAATCAATGAAGACATGCTGcaagatggaaaaaaaaaaaaagtccaaagCTTTGAAGCCTATTAGTTTACGAACGGGTTTTCTAATTTGAAAAGTCGAATATTTTTCTTGATGGAGTTCAATGCAAGGCTTTGCCAAGTTCTACACAATACAGTTGTATACATGTTTTTATACGAAGTAGCGATTTCATTGAAAACCAGCAATTTGTTCTTTGAGCTAGCCAATTATTTGATCTAATATTGTGTTATTTTTAGTGACGAATGTTGGTAAATAACCATCGTCTTCATTTTTGCAGATAATGTTAATATATCTAACATGATAATTTTTTTAGTTATCCCTTTTTTCCGGATATGTCCATAATTCTATAACGACAATTGtttgagttcttttttttttttaagttatcCCATGTTAATGTTAGTTAAAATCATTATTACTGTTACTGAGATATTTAAAGATTGGCAGTTCGAACCAAATGACTCGTACAGAGCTTAGCAACTTGTGACAGTTACTAACCACCATAAGGATCCTATTAGTTGCGCAACATCGCCCTCTGGCACAGCGGCAACTGAAGCTATCAAATGCATAGCTTGTTTCAGTTCCAATTCCAACTCCAATTCCAACGAGGGAATGGGCTAATCAACATAGGCAAATCCGGATATCATTGAGACTCGACGGAACTCAGTGGTGGATCTGCCAAAATACGTCAACAATTAAAAAACTTAATAATGTGAAAATTCATGACCTCTCTACGTAGGAAAGCAACCTGCTGATCCCAATCCAATAGTCTCATATACATAGTCATACATTGACGGTCAAAATAATCCTAGGGAAAAACTCAAGATTCCGATGAGTGAAAATTCCAGAACTGCAAAAGAACTAAACCCAAATATCTAAGCCAAAAAAGTGTTTAGTCTGCCCCCTGGAGCATCCGACACAGTTCTCAGTTATCACGCCTGATCCTCCTACGTGGTGCAGCACCTGCATCCTCATTTGGCTCTTCCTTCTCTTCAGTGGTTTCTTGATTACTTGAAGATTCAGGAGCTGGCTCTTCAGTCTTCTCTGGCTCCTCCCTAGCTCTAGCCTGCAGATAAAGCAATTCAACATATGATGAGCTACAGAAAGGCTCCAATAAGCTGAGACTTTTTACTATCAAgagaatgaaatgaataaaagaatTGCCCAAGACTCACAGGCTTCTTCCCGCCAAAGATGATCTTCAATAGAAGTGTGAAGATAACAACTATGATTGAGATGATAACACCAATTGTGAGGTTTGGCTGTTTCTCAGCTTTTTCAAGAAGATCCTGCAACAATATAAACGCATATATGCTTTAGCCACACACGGAATCCAAATTCAAAGAATTATAAAACAGCACATAACATGAGCCCATGACTCACCAAGACTTTGAGCTTGTGTTCGCCCAAGAAAGGGAGGTCTGCAACCTTGTAGAGGAGATCAAAGACTGTCTTCTGTAAATTATTCAAACACTGATATGAGAGGCAAGCAGCAATGCATATACAGAAAATAATGAACAAACAGGCAGTACAATAAGTTACCTGGAAGCCTTTAAGAGCACCTGTATCTGCAGCTGCTTCTTCAGccttctgtttttctttctctaccTCAAACTTTGGCTTCCAAGTAGTTGTTCGGTATGATTCTGCAACCTTTTCATCACTTGCTATCAGAATGTTATCAAACAAGATACCATCTTGCATTGTCCAAAGCTCAATGCCGATAGCAGCAATAGGCTCAAAATCAGGCCTATCAAGCTCAAAGTAGCTTGGATTTGGTATTTCCTGTGGCTTCCAAATACCCTTGTAATTGGGATTATCAATCATTGGTGCATGCCATTTTCCCTTATAAGCAGGATTCCTCTTCATTGGTTTCTTCCACTCACCACAACCAGGGGCTTCAGCACACTTGGGGTTGTCAATTTTGGGAGCCTCCCACTCACCATCCTCTTCATCATCCCAGTCTTCTGGTTTTGTTGCCTCAGGATCATCAATCTCCTCAGGCTCATCATCCAACCACCCTTCAGGCTTTACAGCATCCTCATCCACAATTTCAAGTGGTGCATCCTCATCCCAGTCATCTGGCTTTGTGGCA encodes:
- the LOC113741684 gene encoding calnexin homolog, with the protein product MERMKRKPNLRYLLLMLVVGCFFSQLKASSNSEFYESFEEAIEGRWVVSEKEDYKGVWKREKSEGHDDYGLLVSEKARKYAIVKELDEPADLKDGTVVLQYEVRLQEGLECGGAYLKYLRPQDAGWMSKEFDNESPYSIMFGPDKCGATNKVHFILKHKNPKTGEFIEHHLKFPPSVPSDKLTHIYTAILKPDNELRILIDGEEKKKADFLSAEDFEPPLIPSKTIPDPDDKKPEDWDERAKIPDPDATKPDDWDEDAPLEIVDEDAVKPEGWLDDEPEEIDDPEATKPEDWDDEEDGEWEAPKIDNPKCAEAPGCGEWKKPMKRNPAYKGKWHAPMIDNPNYKGIWKPQEIPNPSYFELDRPDFEPIAAIGIELWTMQDGILFDNILIASDEKVAESYRTTTWKPKFEVEKEKQKAEEAAADTGALKGFQKTVFDLLYKVADLPFLGEHKLKVLDLLEKAEKQPNLTIGVIISIIVVIFTLLLKIIFGGKKPARAREEPEKTEEPAPESSSNQETTEEKEEPNEDAGAAPRRRIRRDN